Genomic DNA from Oryza sativa Japonica Group chromosome 5, ASM3414082v1:
GGAGGTCATTGCATTTCGCGCAGACCACCTGGTGCGCGCaagggaggaagacgaccgacaTCTCCTCGCTCAGGCACATGACGCACTCCCGGTCACGCTGTATGTCGTCAAAATCGAAATCCTGGGGTACCGCTGCTATATTGGCCAAAATTTGAGCGCTGCCATTCTTTCTCCCTTCAGAAAGGCGCAACGCGTTGGTTCTGTTGTCTGCTCCCCACTTGGGAGGGGCACCAACCCTCAACGAGTCCAAGGATACCTTCAGCTGCGAAATCTGCTGCTCGAGAGCACGTATCTGGCTCTTGTATCTTTGCGTATCGTTCTCCGCTTTGAGATGCAGGAAGTTCTCTTCCGACCTCAGTGATGTCTCAATCTgatccctctctttcttctctaAGCTTACACGGGCAATTGCCTCAATCTTTCCAGCCTCTTCTTGCCTCCACCTTGCCTGGAAGTATTGAAGATCATAGAAAGACCAAAGATATACAAGTTTAGTGAAGACAGCAATGTAAAgggatgaatgaatgaatgatgtTGTAGAGAGCCGCGGCACAAGAAGGAGGGACGcattaaaaaaagcaaaattATAATATTTACAGAACAGTCTTACCTAACCCACAATATTAATCATCACTGAGCTTCTACTTCAGCAAAAACATGGTATTTGCAATCAACTCAATATGAATTCATGAAAGTAATGAAATGTAGACTGCAAGCGCATAAGTTCCATTTTTATGAATCCTCTAGCAGAAACTAACAACATAGCCAAATGACAGAttttgtccaaaaaccatgATAGTGCACTCAAGACAGTTTAAAGCAGTCTACTCTATCCAAAGCAACAATTCCTATCATTGATCATTGCCACGACTCActtacaaaatatttttcatgatttCCGCCTTAAGCAGAAATATGTACCTGGCGTCTGAAAGACAGTGAAGATAAGGAAGGTTATCATTGCATGGCATATTCGACAAATTTAAGATTGGCAAAGTGCAGATGTGCCAGTGAATAAATAGCATTGTTTTTGTACATTCAAGCTTTGGAACTTATTGAATACCATTTATAAAGATATATCATCACATGAAATCTTTATTTAACATTGTCAACATTTGACAAATCACTAACTAGTACTTGACTGGAAGGATAAAATGCAATACCATGTAAAGTTCACAATTAGTATTTCCTTAAAAAGTTGTGTAAAACATTGCAACGTATTCATGATATACAAAGCATGCTAGAGTTGTCTTAATTAGGACATCCAATTTAGCTACCAAAATTTCTACCTTTTGGGCATCCCCAACCCCTTAGGAGTGAGATTCAGGaaagtaaattaaaaaaaaatgtcacatGAAGCTTAACTAACAATAAAACCATGACATGTGCATATCTGTTAATTGCCCAGAAACATCACCATATATTAAAGAAAATACTGCATAAATGGAGACATCACCGTCTATTAACTTCTTTGACAAGCTCTAAGCACTGTTAAAAATACTGTTATCCATATATTTTACAAGCTTCTCACTCTCTCAGTGCCACCTTACATCAGATTTATTCAAAGAGCTACTACACCCAAAAGAGTAAGAACTAGGTCAACTGTTTATCTATACACAATTAAAGTCAACTATTCTAAGTGGCAATGCAATTCTAACAACTCAAGATTGTTCAGATATTTCAATTTTACAGAAACCACATGAATTAAAGGTTGATCATATATAACTAATATGATTCAATTGTATAAACTTCCCTTCAAAAGATTATGAAGAGGTAAAGATAAAGGCTAAACCAATAAATACCTGGATTTGATCCTTCTGCTCTTTAGCATGATGAAGTTGCTGGTGGACCTGAGATAGCTTGTTCCTTTGAGCAGCAAGATCCTCTTGCAACAGGGCTCTTTCAGATTCCCAATGCTGAGACCTTTTATGACTGTTCTCATCCTTCTTTGAAAGCTCCAAAATATTTGTTGCAGACACTAGTGCATGCCGCTTTGCAGCTTCCATCTGTATCCTGAGCTGTTCATTCTCGGCTTCACGTCTACGAGCAGAAGATTCTGCCTTTTCCAGCTGGGTGTTCGCCCTAGAAATCGCAGATTCCATCTCTAAAAGCTTCTTCCGAGTGCTCTCTTCCAGATTGTGCCTCTCTTCTTGGAGGCGGTCcgcttcttccttctctttcctaaGTGAATGAAGCTCTTCCTTCTCCTTGGCAAGTCGACGAGTGACTTGCATCACCTTCTGCTGAGCCCAGTCTGTCCAATCCCTCATATGTGCTTGCAACTCTTTCTGCCGCTGGACAAGAATCAAGACCATTTCATCCTTCTTATCTTGTGGGATCCAAACCTTCTGATCCTCATCATATGATAAATTGATTTTGCTGCTAGAGTCCATACCCTCTGTATTGGCATCATGATTCGAAGATGGAGCAGGACTGTCATTTGAGGACGGCAATGGCAACGACAATGAGAGATCTGTGCTAGCAGCTGGTAATGGGTTCAAGTTACTACTCAGCTTGGCATCAAATGATGGATTGGAGGGAAGGGCAGCACCAGTAAAAGAAAGGTCAGGTGGTACTTCCGGTCCCTTCATGCTTGCAGAAAACCCTTTGCCTACTTTGGATGAGGCCTTCAAACTGCTAGTAGTAGAATCTGAAAACGACCTGCACTTCCTGTCCAGCACTGCGCTACCCAAAGAGCTATGCTTGCTTGACCTAAGAGATCCTTTAGAACCCAGTGCTCGGGAACTCTTATCAAAACTCATCAACTTCTGCCGATGCAAGGAATCCCGCTTAGAACTCCCCCTCTTACTAGGGATTGGCTTATCATCTTTCACAGGTTGTGTCGCAGCAGCAAC
This window encodes:
- the LOC4337764 gene encoding putative E3 ubiquitin-protein ligase RF298, with protein sequence MSTLAAHPPLGPAAAAQEKAASRNKRKYRAEPPSAELGSFGLEYPLTADCVGFEFMSPEKAAIAAAAAAAAVAAEGVNLDLIPGSCDCKDIHPTAEELLECQRYVNWNDPNEALLEEILLKGLDATFDNAVGVIIAMGYSEPTARAAVLRAATQYNWRESLAGFGEAAVEVLKTEGDMLSEGASEEDMRKIEQAVLGGMIALVNQAQPFYTTGDVMFCLLMSDMNVANACAMDYNPASLPAVDTQVIAQPVVGNYEPNNPSSDLSVSITNPQTGVTFRGKLTPVPPNSYNTAKADSSATPANLNVPSSKPSVSGKAQSEIPNLKPKENSNPVPDHSEEQPFVAAATQPVKDDKPIPSKRGSSKRDSLHRQKLMSFDKSSRALGSKGSLRSSKHSSLGSAVLDRKCRSFSDSTTSSLKASSKVGKGFSASMKGPEVPPDLSFTGAALPSNPSFDAKLSSNLNPLPAASTDLSLSLPLPSSNDSPAPSSNHDANTEGMDSSSKINLSYDEDQKVWIPQDKKDEMVLILVQRQKELQAHMRDWTDWAQQKVMQVTRRLAKEKEELHSLRKEKEEADRLQEERHNLEESTRKKLLEMESAISRANTQLEKAESSARRREAENEQLRIQMEAAKRHALVSATNILELSKKDENSHKRSQHWESERALLQEDLAAQRNKLSQVHQQLHHAKEQKDQIQARWRQEEAGKIEAIARVSLEKKERDQIETSLRSEENFLHLKAENDTQRYKSQIRALEQQISQLKVSLDSLRVGAPPKWGADNRTNALRLSEGRKNGSAQILANIAAVPQDFDFDDIQRDRECVMCLSEEMSVVFLPCAHQVVCAKCNDLHDKQGMKECPSCRTPIQRRVCARLAGC